GGTGCAGATCAGCGCGGGGTTCAGCCGCACCTTTGGTTGGCCGATGTTGGTCGGCCGCGACTTTCTGGCCGCCGAGGATGTTCCTGGCGGCGAAGCGATTGCCATCATCAGTGAACGGCTTTGGCGCGACGCGTTTCAGGCCCGCGAGGATGTGGTGGGTCGAGAGGTTTTGATTGATCGCACGCCGCACCGGATCGTCGGAGTCGTGGGTGCGCAGGCGGACCTGTATGGCGAAACCGATGTCTTTCGGCCGCTCCGTCCCGACGCCAGCGCTGGGGATCGTGACAATCACTGGCTCACGGTGGTCGGGAAGCTGAAACCCGGCGTCACGGTCGCGCAAGCCGAGGCGGAAATCGATCTGATCGCGGCCAGTCTGCGTGCCCAATATCCGGATACAATGAAGGGTTGGGATGCCCACCTCGAATTGTTGGCCGATCAACTTATTCCGCCGGCTTGGCGGCAGGGGCTGAACTTGTTGCTCGGCGCGGTGGGTCTCTTACTCCTGATCGCCTGTGCCAACGTGGCCAACCTGCTGCTTTCGCGCAGTCTGATGCGTGAGCGCGAGCTCGCCATCCGCACCTCGCTCGGCGCCACCCGCGGTCAGTTGGCGCGGCAGCTTCTCAGTGAAACCTTCGTATTGGCCGCCGCCGGTGCAGTGCTCGGAGTGGTGCTGGCTTACTGGGGGCTGGAGGCTGTGCGGGCACTCGCCCCCAGCGATCTGCCGCGCATCGATGAGATCGCGATCAGTGGCCCGTCCCTCGCCTTTGCCGGCTGCGCCTGCGTCGCCTGCACCTTGATCGCGGGTCTGCTGCCGGCCCTGAAAGGCTCCCAAACCACTCCCGCCCCCAACCTCGGCGGCACGGCCAAGGCGGCCGGTGGCACGCTGCAACGCAGCCGTTTGCGCGACACGCTCGTGGTGGTGCAGGTCGCCCTCTCCCTCACCTTGCTCGTGGGCTCAGGCCTCGTGTTGCGCAGTTTCGCTCGACTGAGTCAGGTGGATCCGGGCTTTGATGCGTCCGGGGTGCTGACCTTCCAGATCGCGCCTGACGAGGCGACATATCGCACTGGCGCCGACATGGTCAGTCTCTTCGAGCGCCTGCATGACAAGCTGTCGGCTCTTCCCGGCGTCACTGGCGTCGCCCAAACCAGTGGGCTGCCGTTTGGCGATGGCCGCACCAGCCTGAATGTGTTCCCGGTTGATCCAGCAGCCGTGCCCGCCGAGGAATCGGTGCAGGCCTCGTGGCGTATCGTCGACGCCGACTATTTTGACGTGCTGCGTATTCCGCTGACCGAAGGACGAGCGTTCACGGCTCGCGACAATGACTGGGAGGCACCGACCATCATCATCAGTCGTCGCTTGGCCGAACGCTTCTGGCCGGGCCAAAGTGCGCTCGGCAAACGCGTGAACCCCGGCGGAGGCGACGCCCACTACACTGTGGTCGGCGTGGCGGAGGACATTCGACTCCGCGACCTATCCGGTGCCTCCGAGAACCCTCAGATGTATTTCCCAACGCCCCTTTGGGCGGGCTGGCGCCACCAGTCATTTGCCGTGCGCACGGTCGTGCCTCCCGAAACGCTGGGCAACGCGGTGCAGGATGCGGTGCGCACGATCGACCCGGCTCAACCCATCTTCGGCCTCAACACGCTGGCCTCGCTCGCTCAACGCGACCTGAGGCTACCGCGCCTGAGTGCGTGGCTACTGAGCATCTTCGCGACACTCGCGCTGTTGCTGGCCGCCATCGGACTCTACGCTGTGATGAGCACGGCCGTGGCGCAACGCACGCGGGAGATTGGCGTGCGCATGGCGCTCGGCGCCCAACGCCGCGCCGTAGTGGCTATGGTGCTCAGTCATGGTGGCCGCTTGGTGGTGCTCGGCACGGTGGCAGGGCTGTTGCTCTCAATGGGAGCGGCTCGGGCGCTGTCCGCCGGCCTCTATGGTTCGCCGACGTTCGATTTGGTGGTCTTCGGCGTCGCCGCGTTGGTGCTCGTCGGCACGGCCGCGCTGTCGTTGCTGCTGCCGGCTCGACGCGCGGCGGGAGTCGATCCGGTGGTGGCGTTGCGCAGTGAGTAAGCAGATCGCGCCGCGCCGTATGCGCTGATCATTGTAAGTCGTTGGCACTTCCTACTGTCCGCGCGGGTTAACTGCATGGACAGTCCACCCCGGGCTTGTTTCCGGACGACGTCCGACTGATAAACGCGCTCCCCGATCGTCGCGGACTGCTCCGGCGGCGTTTCCCTGAAGCCCCCTACCCGCTCCTAGTCTATGGCTGCTGAACCCACTACCCCCGACGTGGTTGAATACGAACGTGAACCCGTGCCCGCGCACGCTCAGAAAGGCCCTCGCTCCTTCTGGGGCATGTATGCGGGTGAGCACACCGCCGGCACCGAGTTTATGATCGGTCCGCTTTTCATCGCCTGGGGCGTCGGCGCCAAAGACCTCTTGCTTGGCTTGCTCGTCGGCAATCTCGTCGCGGTGCTCTTCTGGCGTTTCCTCACCGCGGAGATCGCGACCGGGCTGCGCGAAACCCTTTATTTCAAACTCGAGAAGATCTGCGGCCGGAGCCTCGTCTCGATCTACAACGTCGCCAACGGTATCCTCTTTTGTTTCCTCGCCGGCGCGATGGTGACCGTCTCCGCCACGGCGGTAGGCGTGCCTTTCCCCGGATTGGAAATGCCGAGCTTCGGTGATCTGTTGCCCTCCAGTTTCGCCTTCGCCGCCGTGTGTATCGTGGTTGGCGCGGTCATGACGGCGGTCGCCATTCGCGGCTACGGTGTCGTGGCCCGGGTCGGCGCCCTCGCCGCGCCGTGGATGTTTTTGATCTTCGTCGCCTGCGGCGTGGTGACGCTCAAACGCCTCGGCTCGGCCGATATCATGGCGCTGATGGAACCCGCTCCGGGCACCGATCGTGCGATCGGCTTCTGGGGCGTCGCGTTCTTCTCCGCCTTCTGCAACGCGGCCATGCACATCGGCATGTCTGACCTCTCGGTCCTGCGTTATGCGCGCAAGCCCTCCTCCGGTTGGGCGGCCGCTGCCGGCATGTATCTCGGCCACTATGTCGCTTGGGTCTGTGCCGCGCTGCTGCTGGTGTATTGGACGCGGGCTCGCGGGGCCGATCCGGCCTCCGGCGTGCCGGCGGGCATCATGGTTTATGACGCGGTCGGCTGGGCGGGCACGATCTGCGTGATCATTGCCGGTTGGACCACCGCCAACCCTACCATCTATCGTGCGGGTCTCGCGTTTCAGGGCGCCTTGCCCCGCGTGAGTCGGGCCCACGCGACTTTGTTGGCCGGAGCGGTCTGCACCGTGGCTGGCGTCTTCCCGGCCTTTGCGATGCAACTCATCGATTTTGTCGGTATCTACGGCACCATCCTGGCGCCCGTCGGTGCGGTGATCGTGGTCGACTACTTCCTCGCCAAACGCTGGGGCGTGCAGACGGATCCGGCGGTCGCGCGCGGCACACGGTTTAACACCGATGTATTGATTGCGTGGTTACTGCCGGTCGGCATCGGCCTGTGGCTTCACTTCGGCCAAGGCGTGCAAGCGCACTTCCTGCCGCTCCCGTGCTGGATCGCCTGCGGCCTGATCTACGCCTTCCTCACCAAACGTCATGCGTCGTCCGCGACGAACGTTCCGACCGCTGCCACCAACCTCTGATCCGACCGCCATGAAAGCCCTTGTGAATCTCGTTTCGATCCTCGCCCTCGTGGCCACCGCGGCGGCGCCGGTGTTGTATTTCAACGACAGCCTGAGTGAGGCCAGCATGCGCACCACCCTGGTCATCGCCATGGTCGCGTGGTTTGTCAGTGCCTGGTGGCGCGACCGTCAGAGTGCCGGTAGTTAAGGCGATCCCATTTCTGGGATTTTGACATCCCATGTTTGGGGCCGCGTTAGCCGGAAACCGGTTCCCCACCTAGCATTAGTCACTGCCTGACATCGTGTTAAGGCCACGCGCAACCCGTGGCACGTGCCTTGCAGGACGCGAGAGCAACCTATGCGTCTTGCTTTCCGCTCCCTGCTAAAATCCCCGGGCTTCACGGCTGTGGCGGTGCTCACCATCGCGATCGGCATCGGGGCCAACACCGTGTTGTTCAGCATCTTCAACACGGTGGTGCTGAGTCCGCTCGATTTCCCGCAGTCCGAACGTCTGGTGCGGGCCTGGATCGATGACCCGACGGGCACGTTCTCGGCTCCGGCATCCTCCTGGCCAAAGTATGAACGCTACCGCGATGAAGCGACCTCCTTCGATGGGATCGCCGCCTCCTCCTCACACAACGCCACCCTCACGGACCAAGGCGACGCCGAGCAACTCAACGGCCTCGCCGTCACCTCCAACTTCCTCACGGTGCATCGGCTGCCGGTGGCGCGCGGACGCGATTTTGTGGCGGCCGACGACGTGGTGGGTGGACCCAATCACATCATCATTTCCCACGAACTGTGGCAGAACCGCCTGAGCGGTCGCAGCGATGTCATCGGCACGATCCTCAACCTCAATGATGTGCCCAACGAGGTCATCGGCGTGCTGCCCCCCGCGCTGCCTTTCCCTTACAATCAGGTGCAGTATCTGGTGCCCCGCCCCGACGAACAGGCGGGCATTCCATTGCAACAAGTCCACCAAGGCGGAGCCATATACTTGCAGCTCACCGGTCGCCTGCGCGACGGAGTGAGCCTCGAGATGGCCGACGCCGAGCTGCATGCGCTTTCCGCGGGCTACAACGCCGATTTCCCGGAGCGCATGGACGCCAACAGCGATCACCTGCTGCGCTCCTTTGCCGACGAGCTGGTGGGCAACGTGCGCCCCACCTTCTACATGCTCCTGTCGGCCTGCGCGCTTGTGCTGTTGATCGCGTGCGCCAACATCGCCTCGCTCTTTCTTGGACGTCTCTCGGCCCGCCACAAAGAGATCGCGGTGCGCCTCTCCCTCGGCGCGTCACGACGGGAGATCATCCGTCAGTTTCTCACCGAGAGTTTGTTGTTTTCGCTCATCGCCGGCGCGCTCGGCGTGTTGCTCAGCCTCTGGACCATCTCCGCGGTGGGCAACCTGGCCGCCAACCAGCTCCCCCGCGCACACGAGATTGGCTTCGATGGCACGGCCCTGCTCTTCTCCTTGGGCGCCGCCCTCTGCACCGCCTTGCTCGTCGGCGTCGTGCCGGCGTGGCAAGCGTCCCGCGCCGACCTCACCGAAGCGTTGAAAGACACCGCCCGCTCCGGCGGTGGCGGCAACGCGGGGCGACGATTCCGCGCCACTCTCATCGTCGCGGAGGTCGCCCTGTCGGTCACGCTGCTGGTGGGTGCGGGACTATTGATGACAAGCTTCTGGAAGCTGCTCACCACGGATTCCGGTTTCAACGCCACGGGCGTCGCGTCGGCCGTGGTCACCCTGCCGCAGCAACGCTACGACACGCGCGAAAAACGCATCGCCTTCTACGACGCGTGGGCGGCCGAGTTGAAGCGCCAGCCCAGCGTCACCCACGCCTCTCCCATCATCGGGTTGCCGTTGTCGGGCTTCACCCCGATCTCGCCCTACATCATCGGCGGCGAGCCGGTGCTGCCGCCGGCACAACGTCCCTTGGTCGGATTTCGACTGGCCGGCGCGGACTACAAAGCACTGCTTGGCCTCACCCTACTCGAAGGCCGCTGGTTCAACGAAAACGACCGCGCGGACACGCCTCCGGTCATCGTCGTGAACGAGTCCTTTGCCCGGCGCCTCGCCCCCGGCGGCAGCGCCCTCGGCAAGACGGTGCTCACCGGCATGAACGCCGACGTCGTCAACGAGGTGGTCGGCGTGATCGCCGACGTGAAGAGCACCGGTCTGAATCAGGATGCACCGGAGGAGTTTTACTTCGCCACCAGTCAGCGCGCCAACAACACCATGGCCTTTGCCGCGCGCACCACCGGCGATCCGCAAGCCCTGCAATCGGCCATGCGCAGCGCGCTGCACGCCGTTGATCCCACCGTGGCGCTCTCATTCTTCCAAACCATGGAACAGCTCACGCTCAACTCGCTGGGCGTGCAGCGCGTGGCCGCGTGGCTTATCGGCTGTTTCTCCGGCATTGCCTTTCTGCTCGCGATCGTAGGGCTGTATTCAGTTCTCGCCTACAACGTGACCCAGCGCGCGAGCGAGATCGGTATCCGCATGGCGTTGGGCGCGCTGCCCGGTCAGGTCGTCACCATGATATTGCGCCAAGGCCTCTCTCTCGTCGCGACTGGCGTGGTGCTCGGGCTGATCGTCGCCGGCGTCGCCACCCAGTTGCTCGCCAGTCTGCTCTACGACATGGGCACCGTGCATCCCACCATCTACGCCGCGGTCGCCGCGAGCTTCGGCCTCGTGGCCGCCTTCGCCTGCCTGCTCCCTGCCCGCCGCGCCTCCAAGGTTGACCCCATGATCGCGCTGCGTGCGGAATGATCCACGCCCTTGCCCCTTTCTTCGATGATGCACGACCTCCGACTCGCCTTTCGCGCGCTCTTCAAATCCCCCGCCTTCACCTTTGTTGCGATCTCCACGCTCGCACTCTGCATCGGGGCCAACAGCGCGATCTTCAGCGTGGTCAACGCGGTCCTGCTGCGCCCGCTGCCTTATGCCGATTCCGACCGACTGGTGCAGGTCTACAACAGCTACCCCAAGAGCGATCTCGAATATGCCGGGGTCTCGATTCCCGACTACCTCGATCGCCGGGATCGGGCGCCGTCCATCGAAGATGCCGCCATCTACACCTGGGAGAGTTTTAACCTCGCCGGCGCGGAGCAACCCACCCGCACCCTCGGACTACGCGCCTCGCCGTCGCTCTTCAGCACGCTCGGTGTATCCGCGCAGCGGGGACGTCTCTTCACGGACGACGATGCCCAAATCGGTCGTGAGCAGGTAGCCGTGCTCAGTCATGGTTTGTGGCAGGATCAATTTGGCGGCGACCCGCAGGTCATCGGCCAGACCATCCGGTTGAACGGATTGGCCTTTGAGGTCATCGGCATCATGCCCGAACACTTCTCCTTTCCGCAACCGCACGTGAAACTCTGGGTGCCCTTTGCGTTCACGCCGGAGCAGATGAGCATGAACGAGCGCGGCAACGAATATTCGGAAATGATCGCGCGCCTCAAACCCGGCACCACCGCGGCCATGCTCACAGCGGAATGCGCGGCCATCATTGATCAAAACCTGCAGCAGGCAGAAGCGTTCCGCCCCTACGTCGAGGCGACGGGCTTTACCGGCATCGCGCGGCCCCTGCTCGATCAGAAAGTCGGCAACGTGCAATCGATGTTGTGGCTGCTTCAGGCCGGTGTGGTCGCGGCGTTGCTCATCGGCTGCGCCAACGTGGCCAATCTGCTCCTGGCGCGTGCCCTCGCCCGCCAACGGGAGCTGGCGATCCGCAGCGCGCTCGGCGCCAGCCGCTGGAGCATCGTGCGGCAACTGCTCACCGAAAGTGTGGTCCTCTTCGCTCTGGGCGGACTGCTGGGGTTACTCGTCGCCACCTGGGCACTCACCGGTATGAACGCGCTGGGGGTCGACGACCTGCCCCGTAGCGAAGCCATCGCGCTCGATATGCCGGTGTTCCTCTTCACCTTCGCCTGCGCGCTCGGCAGCGGACTGCTCTTCGGCCTCGTCCCGGCGCTGCAGGCCTCCCGCGCCAAAGCCAGCGAAGCCCTCAAAACGGCCGGCTCCCGCACCACCGCCGGCAAGCGCCAACGCTTCGTGCGCAATACCCTCGTGGTCGTCGAGTTTGCCCTCGCGCTCATGTTACTCTCCACGACCGTGCTGCTCATGCGCAGCCTGCATCACCTGCAGGCGCAGCCCGCCGGTTTTGATCCGGCCTATGTGCTCAGTGGTCGCTTCACCCTCCCTGAAGCGGCCTACGCGGAGGATGCGCAGCGCGTGGCTTTTGCCGACAACCTGCTTCGCGAGTTCGAAGCCGTGCCGGGGGTGACGGCGGCCGCCTTCACCAGCAACATCCCCTTCGGCTACAGCAACTCCCAAGGCACCTACCACATCGATGGGCGTGAGCTCCCCGAGGGCAGCCCGCCGCCGCATGGACAGTTGCGCAGCATCTCCCCCGACTATTTTGCCACCATGGGGGTGCCGCTGCTGCGTGGTCGACTCTTCACGAACGCCGACGGGCCCGACGCCGAAGCTGTCGTCATCATCGATCGTGTCTTGGCCGATCGCTACTGGCCCGGCGAAGATCCGATCGGCAAACGCATCTATCGCGGTGCCGTCAACCCCGACAACTTGCGCACCATCGTCGGTGTCGTGGCGGCCGTGAAGCATTCCGGCCTCGATGATGAGACCCGCAAGGAAACGATCTACTACCCGCTGGCGCAGCGCCCGGTCACCGGCCTGAACTTTGTCGTGCGCACCTCGGTGCCGCCGTCGACCTTGATCGCGCCGCTGCGCGAGGCCGTGCTCCGGGTCGATTCCGATCTGCCGATTTACGACGTGCAGACACTGGCCGATCGCGTGACCGGCTCACTCAGCACGCAGCGCACGCCCATGCTGCTTCTCGGCATCTTCAGCGGCATGGCGCTGCTACTGTCCGCGCTCGGCGTCTACGGCGTGCTGGCCTTCAACGTCAGTCAGCGCACGCAGGAAATCGGCATCCGCATGGCCCTGGGCGCGCTTTCCCGCGATGTGCTCAACCTCATCCTGCGCCAAGGCCTGCAACTCATCGCCGTCGGCCTTGCGTTGGGTTTGGCCGGATACTTCGCGGTGAGCCGCCTGCTTCGCAGCGTGGTCTATGAACTGTCGCCGCTCGATCCGCTTTCGCTCGTCTCCGGTGGCCTCACCCTCGCCCTCATCGCCCTGGCCGCCTGTTGGATCCCGGCGCGCCGCGCCGCCAAGGTCGACCCCATGGTCGCTCTGCGGGACGAATAACCCCACCCGCCACCGTCATGCTCACACCCCGCCCACTCCGGCTTCTCGCCCTCTTCGTCCCCGGCCTGTTTTTCACGTTCGCCAACGCCGCACCCGCCGACGACCTCGACGCCGTGGCCGATCGCTACCTTGCGGCCTATACCGGACAGCACCTCGACGAACTCGCGACTTACTACACGCCTGAGTCCGTTTTTGATGACCCCACCTCCGAGGGCTATTGGCGGCAACGCTTCCGCGTCACCGGCGGCGAGCAGATCGTCGGCGCGATGCGCAGTGGTTGGACGCTGCTGCACGGGTTTAATTTCGAAGTCGAAAAACGTATCACCTATCATGACCGAGTGGTGTTGATCGGCACGTCCCACCTCACCCTCGATGGCGCCATGTTCGGCGCCAAACCGGGCGTTGATTACACGGTCGCGCTGCAGGCGGTGACGATCCTGCGAATCGTCGACGGCAAAATTCTCGAGCACCTCGACCACTACGACTACGCCCCGCTCGGCGTCATTGCCCGCGAAGCCCGAAACTGAACAAAGCAATCAGCGCGCGGTCTCAAGCGGTCATGCCCCTGTTCCGCTTTCGCATTCTGGGCCTGCTTGTTGCCACACTGCTGCTGCCCTGTCTCGCCGTCGCCCAGAGCGACGTTATGCCTTACGCCGTCGAGCAACTGAAAACCAATGGTTCGCAGAGCTTCGCGAAGTTATTACCTCCCGATGATATCGAGGAAAGCCGCCGACTGGCTGCGGCCTTGGACAAACTTCGATTTCATGCCGGCAACCTGATGGATTGGGAAGTCATCGACTCCCGCCCATTGTCCACCCGCCTCACGCGACAGATCATGGTGCTGCACTACGAAGCGTTTCCCATCTTCCTGCGGATCGATGTTTACGACTCGGCCCATGATACGCTCTACCTGTCGCCCAAGTTGTCTCGGGAAATTGAGGACCTGCTGCCATTCGGCAGCGAGAACTTACCCGTTCGGCAGCTAAGCAACCGGTAACATTGCCACCAAGTCGGGAGCGCGCACCATCGCGAGCTCCATCATGCCGCTCACCCTCGATCTTTCCTCCCGCATCGCAGTAATCACCGGCGCCACTGGCCAACTCGGCCGTGTCATGGCGCTGACCTTGGCCAAGGCCGGCGCCGACGTCGCGTTGCACTATCACGGCAATGCGACCAAAGCGGCCGAGTTGCAGGCCGAGATCGAGGCCCTCGGCCGCCGTGCCTGCACCGTCCAGGCCGATGTGGCTGATTTGCCCGCGATGCTGAAAATGCGTGACCAAATTGAAGCAGCACTAGGCACGCCGGATATCGTGGTGGCTTGTGCGGTCGCCCAAGTGTGGCCGTGGTCGACGGTTTTGGAGGAAGATCTAGCCGACTACGAATCCCAGTTTCGCTCCTGTGTGCTGCATAATGTAAATCTCGCGAAAGCCTTCCTCCCGGCCATGCAGGCCCACGGCACTGGCGGCCGTTACATTGGCATCAACACCGAATGTGCCATGCAGGTCGCCGAGACTCAGTCGGCCTACACCAGTGGCAAACGGGGCATGGATGCGGTGTTGCGCGTGCTCGCCAAGGAAGTGGGTCCCGATCAGATCACGGTCAACCAAGTGGCCCCGGGATGGACGATCTCGGAACAGGATCGGATCAATGGCACGGAGGCCAACGAAGCTTATGCGGCCACCGTGCCGTTGCGTCGCCGCGGCACGGACCAAGAGGTCGCCAACGTGGTGGCGTTCCTCGCCAGTGACCTGGCCAGCTACATCACCGGCGCCTTCATTCCCGTCTGCGGCGGCCACGTCATGCCGACGATCTAGGAGCGCTTGCGTTTTTCGCTATCGCCGCATCCGCACGGCACACCACTGCTTGAAACGATTCCAGGTGGCCAGATGATCCGGGACCTCGGGGATGGCATCGCAATACGCCTCGCAGGCTTGACGATCATGCCAAGCGTCCGCCCCCGAGAACAACTGCGCGGGCTCTCGGGACGCCACCGCCTCTTGTAGGCAGGGTGGATCGGAGTCCATCGGTCGCGCATAGATGATGTTGTAGTTCACCCAACGCCTGAATTGGCGCTGGACCGGAAAACGCGCCCGCCGAAGGCGTTGGCTTAGCAGGCGCTCTGGATTGCGGCGGGCACGCAGATATTCCTTCACTAACCGTTCTCTCGACCCGAAATCCCACACTGCGGCAAAATCCTCCATCGGGCCCAGCCAGAGATGGTCGCAAATCCAATTCCGCGGCAGCACGGGGTTGTCGGCGACCAAGTTCACTGCGAAGGGCCATGCGGGCAAATCCCAGTCGTGGATCAGACAATCGGTGCGGATGCGCAGCACATGCGTGATGGGCGGTGACTGCTCCCGCGCTCGCTGGATGAGGTGCATGATCGCCAAAAACATGCCCATCGTATTGTGCGGCGGGCTGCCCGAATTGGAGCCGCCTTGAATCTCCGGGAAATCATCCCGTCCATGACCCGGTTCTTCGACCAAATAGCAGATCTCGCTTCGCGAGCGCAGCGTCTCCACCTCGAACGAATAATTACCACGAGCCTTCGCGCCGTGTTCCTCCCGCCAGAGATGCACCAGCACCTCATAGTCGACCGGCAGCTTTTCGCGCAGGCGGTCCAGCACCAACGGCGCGTAGCGCCGCGGTCCACTCATCAATACGGCCAGCCTTGGTGTCACGCTGCCCCTCCCCACGGATGCCGTAACGCCCGGCCCAGTGCGCGATTGAACGTGCGCTGACTCGGCACGGCCAGGGGCAGTAGTGCCGACATGAATACGCGCGCGGTGCAGGTGGCGGCGGCTGCGCCCATCACCCCGTAGCGGGGAATGGCCCAAGCATTCAGCGCGATATTGGTCAGAGCCCCCACTGCCGTCGTCCAGACTCCCAGTTTGGTGTCCTCGACCAGCGAGATATACTGACCACGCACCAGACCCACGAAAACGAATACTTGGGCAAAGAGTAGCAACGCCATCGGCCGCCCCGCCTCAGCGTAGTCCGCACCAAACAAAACACCGATCAACCACGGCCCAGCGAAAAACATAACCAAAGCCAACCCCGCCAAGCCCCACATTCCCGGACCTAGCAAGCGACTGGCGTGGTGAATAAAGGCGGTTTCACCCCGCCGAAAGACCTGCACCAAATCACTGCTCATCATGCGCACTGCAATGACCATGACCATGGGGACCAGATCCACCAGTTGCACCGCCACCGCGTAAACCCCCACCGCGCGCTCATCCGCCATCTTGCCGAGCATTACCATGTCCATGCGGGTCAGAATCAGCACGGAGATGCCCGTAACCGTAAGATTGACACCATCCCGTCGGATCGCTCGGCCGACCGCCGGCAGATTCGCGTCCGACGGGGAGGATCGGTTCTGCGAACGTTGATTGGCCCACAGCTGTCCCTTGGCCCCCCACCAATTGACCGCTCCCTTGACCAGGGTTTCAGCCGTAGGCACTGCCAGCAGCCACCCCACGGGCCCGCCGATGAGCACCACGCCGAGACGCGTAAGCAAATTGACCGCGGAACCCAGCAGGCCGCCCGCGACCAAGTTGCGGTTGTTCTTGGCGAAATACATCCACTCTTCCGCCGTGGCCAACCACGACAAAAGGAACATCCCAGCGAACAGCCAAACCTGCGCCATTGGCAGTGGATCGTCCGGCGACATGAGGCGGTAAACCCACGGAAAAGTAACGAAACAAACTGCTCCCCAGAACCAACGCCAATACATCGCAAGGCGGACCGCGTGAGCCTGCTGATCGGTGCCAAAATACCGCAGCATGACGTTGCCCAATCCAAAGGTGCTGATCGGCGCAAAGAACGCTCCCAACGCGAACACAAAACTCAAACGGCCAAACTCCTCTGCCCCGAACCAGCGGGCCACCACGACAAAGCCGATGAATGCCAAGCCTCGCGAAGAAACCCGCTCGAGCAGCACCGCGAGAATCTTGGCTCGATTGGACGACTCGGGGGCCGGCATCGTGGTCAGTAAGCGAAGAACTCGTTCTGCTGCGAATTAGGCAGCGGTAACTGCCCCTCGCCGATAAGGGTGCTGGCGTAGTCGATGAACGCGTCAGTGACATCAAAGGCTCCTTCGGCCACCCACTCCGGCTTCAAACGGCGATGCATGTTCGTCGGCAATTCCGCGAAAGGCAGACTGGTGAACCCAATCCCATTCAGCGCGGCCGGCATGCGACACACCGACGCGAAGAATGATCGCTCGCCGTCCGACAGGCTCTTGGCGGTGTGTAGACCGACGCCGTAGGCACTCTCCAAATCGATGGTTGAAACAAAACGGCTGTCGCTGCGCTGGTCAAAGCCAGGCAGAAAGACGCGGGCCCGCAACCCGGCTTCGAAACACGCCGCCATTAACAACTGGGCATTGGTCGTATCCGTCGATCCATACATGATCTGACCTGAGGCATCGTAACGCTTGGCAAAATCGGCCACATCGTAGCCTTC
This portion of the Actomonas aquatica genome encodes:
- a CDS encoding ABC transporter permease, producing MKGDLYRRLRSWLKRWVFRGRQEQELAAEMEFHREQLIAQFRAEGMTQREAELAARREFGAFADAYQEEARDAWRPMSLSAMLRDLRLAFRAMRRSPGFSVLAILTLGLGIGACTTMFSVIQSTVRSALPVAEQDRLFFFWEDNAALGIDQFSQSVPNFVDYREQTTSFESLIGTSSGNVSLATGNQAARHAQAVQISAGFSRTFGWPMLVGRDFLAAEDVPGGEAIAIISERLWRDAFQAREDVVGREVLIDRTPHRIVGVVGAQADLYGETDVFRPLRPDASAGDRDNHWLTVVGKLKPGVTVAQAEAEIDLIAASLRAQYPDTMKGWDAHLELLADQLIPPAWRQGLNLLLGAVGLLLLIACANVANLLLSRSLMRERELAIRTSLGATRGQLARQLLSETFVLAAAGAVLGVVLAYWGLEAVRALAPSDLPRIDEIAISGPSLAFAGCACVACTLIAGLLPALKGSQTTPAPNLGGTAKAAGGTLQRSRLRDTLVVVQVALSLTLLVGSGLVLRSFARLSQVDPGFDASGVLTFQIAPDEATYRTGADMVSLFERLHDKLSALPGVTGVAQTSGLPFGDGRTSLNVFPVDPAAVPAEESVQASWRIVDADYFDVLRIPLTEGRAFTARDNDWEAPTIIISRRLAERFWPGQSALGKRVNPGGGDAHYTVVGVAEDIRLRDLSGASENPQMYFPTPLWAGWRHQSFAVRTVVPPETLGNAVQDAVRTIDPAQPIFGLNTLASLAQRDLRLPRLSAWLLSIFATLALLLAAIGLYAVMSTAVAQRTREIGVRMALGAQRRAVVAMVLSHGGRLVVLGTVAGLLLSMGAARALSAGLYGSPTFDLVVFGVAALVLVGTAALSLLLPARRAAGVDPVVALRSE
- a CDS encoding purine-cytosine permease family protein; its protein translation is MAAEPTTPDVVEYEREPVPAHAQKGPRSFWGMYAGEHTAGTEFMIGPLFIAWGVGAKDLLLGLLVGNLVAVLFWRFLTAEIATGLRETLYFKLEKICGRSLVSIYNVANGILFCFLAGAMVTVSATAVGVPFPGLEMPSFGDLLPSSFAFAAVCIVVGAVMTAVAIRGYGVVARVGALAAPWMFLIFVACGVVTLKRLGSADIMALMEPAPGTDRAIGFWGVAFFSAFCNAAMHIGMSDLSVLRYARKPSSGWAAAAGMYLGHYVAWVCAALLLVYWTRARGADPASGVPAGIMVYDAVGWAGTICVIIAGWTTANPTIYRAGLAFQGALPRVSRAHATLLAGAVCTVAGVFPAFAMQLIDFVGIYGTILAPVGAVIVVDYFLAKRWGVQTDPAVARGTRFNTDVLIAWLLPVGIGLWLHFGQGVQAHFLPLPCWIACGLIYAFLTKRHASSATNVPTAATNL
- a CDS encoding ABC transporter permease, translating into MRLAFRSLLKSPGFTAVAVLTIAIGIGANTVLFSIFNTVVLSPLDFPQSERLVRAWIDDPTGTFSAPASSWPKYERYRDEATSFDGIAASSSHNATLTDQGDAEQLNGLAVTSNFLTVHRLPVARGRDFVAADDVVGGPNHIIISHELWQNRLSGRSDVIGTILNLNDVPNEVIGVLPPALPFPYNQVQYLVPRPDEQAGIPLQQVHQGGAIYLQLTGRLRDGVSLEMADAELHALSAGYNADFPERMDANSDHLLRSFADELVGNVRPTFYMLLSACALVLLIACANIASLFLGRLSARHKEIAVRLSLGASRREIIRQFLTESLLFSLIAGALGVLLSLWTISAVGNLAANQLPRAHEIGFDGTALLFSLGAALCTALLVGVVPAWQASRADLTEALKDTARSGGGGNAGRRFRATLIVAEVALSVTLLVGAGLLMTSFWKLLTTDSGFNATGVASAVVTLPQQRYDTREKRIAFYDAWAAELKRQPSVTHASPIIGLPLSGFTPISPYIIGGEPVLPPAQRPLVGFRLAGADYKALLGLTLLEGRWFNENDRADTPPVIVVNESFARRLAPGGSALGKTVLTGMNADVVNEVVGVIADVKSTGLNQDAPEEFYFATSQRANNTMAFAARTTGDPQALQSAMRSALHAVDPTVALSFFQTMEQLTLNSLGVQRVAAWLIGCFSGIAFLLAIVGLYSVLAYNVTQRASEIGIRMALGALPGQVVTMILRQGLSLVATGVVLGLIVAGVATQLLASLLYDMGTVHPTIYAAVAASFGLVAAFACLLPARRASKVDPMIALRAE